A portion of the Cryptomeria japonica chromosome 5, Sugi_1.0, whole genome shotgun sequence genome contains these proteins:
- the LOC131039548 gene encoding acyltransferase GLAUCE, with product MEKVVDDLKIKVEAPFAVYPAEAKEARSMFLSNIDQTLVAAVGTLSFFSAHSTMSFEEVVESYVKALSEMLVTYDFMAGRLKLNEEEDRLEIECNGAGAFFAVASSELSMEELGDITTPNLAFRRFVLCDSVTQSHQQDLPLLTLQATRFKCGGFVVGAGLNHCILDGISCFHMMINLASIARGKGLPITPFVDRTLLKARDPPTIAYQHNEYSKISELPPTVALTTNFSGRGKDVPSAASMPMPDAQENVLKLFSISGEAIERLKEKGTEKGRKCSSFEVVTALVWKARTAAVADTETEEDEEIVTVLFPVDVRSKMEPALPTEYAGNAVIPGHARASVKELRDGPLGAVVRMVQAGLRRITDDYVRSVLDWLEVNKGIPCAVRSFSVVAW from the exons ATGGAGAAAGTAGTAGACGATCTGAAAATAAAAGTGGAGGCTCCATTTGCTGTGTATCCGGCGGAAGCGAAAGAGGCACGATCTATGTTTCTGTCGAACATCGACCAGACACTGGTGGCTGCTGTGGGAACTCTTTCCTTTTTCTCGGCACATTCCACCATGAGTTTTGAGGAGGTCGTTGAAAGCTACGTGAAGGCGCTTAGCGAAATGCTCGTAACGTACGATTTCATGGCCGGAAGGCTCAAATTAAACGAGGAAGAAGATCGGCTGGAAATCGAGTGCAATGGCGCCGGTGCCTTTTTCGCCGTTGCCTCTAGCGAGCTAAGCATGGAAGAGCTGGGCGACATCACCACTCCTAATCTAGCTTTCCGTCGCTTTGTTTTGTGCGACTCCGTTACACAGTCACACCAACAAGATCTCCCTCTCTTGACCTTGCAG GCCACTCGTTTCAAATGTGGAGGATTCGTGGTGGGAGCGGGCCTGAATCACTGCATTCTCGATGGGATTTCGTGTTTCCATATGATGATAAATCTGGCGTCCATCGCAAGGGGAAAAGGCTTGCCCATCACTCCGTTCGTGGATCGAACCCTTCTCAAAGCCAGGGACCCTCCCACCATTGCCTACCAACATAACGAGTACTCCAAGATCTCGGAACTTCCACCCACCGTAGCTCTCACCACCAATTTCAGCGGAAGAGGAAAGGACGTACCGTCCGCCGCGTCCATGCCCATGCCAGACGCGCAGGAAAACGTTCTGAAGCTGTTTTCTATTTCTGGAGAAGCCATAGAGCGGCTGAAAGAAAAGGGCACGGAGAAGGGGCGGAAATGCAGCAGTTTTGAAGTGGTGACAGCACTGGTGTGGAAGGCGCGGACGGCGGCGGTGGCTGACACGGAAACCGAGGAGGATGAGGAGATTGTGACGGTGTTGTTTCCGGTGGACGTGAGGTCGAAGATGGAGCCGGCGCTACCCACAGAGTACGCGGGCAATGCGGTGATACCTGGGCACGCAAGAGCAAGCGTGAAGGAACTGCGAGACGGACCGCTGGGAGCGGTGGTGCGCATGGTCCAGGCTGGGCTGCGTAGGATTACTGATGATTATGTGCGATCTGTGTTAGATTGGTTGGAGGTTAACAAGGGAATTCCCTGCGCAGTGCGGAGCTTCTCCGTGGTGGCGTGGTGA